In Porphyrobacter sp. LM 6, one DNA window encodes the following:
- the guaA gene encoding glutamine-hydrolyzing GMP synthase, whose product MSAHPSTPPAGPAPSHSAVSDCILIVDFGSQVTQLIARRVREAGVYSEIAPFTQAEVAFHRLNPKGIILSGSPASVPEEGSPRAPQLLFDAGVPILGICYGQQVMSHQLGGEVRPGHETGEGGEFGRAFLTVTGECALFDGLWQVGERHQVWMSHGDKVTRFAPGFEIVATSDGAPFAVIADEARKFYGTQFHPEVVHTPDGGKLIANFVRHVCGLAGDWTMAEFRKTKIAEIRAQVGDKRVICGLSGGVDSAVAAVLIHEAIGDQLTCVFVDHGLMRMNEAEQVVTLFRDHYNIPLVHVEAEELFLGGLAGLTDPEAKRKFIGKTFIDVFDEEARKIGGADFLAQGTLYPDVIESVSFTGGPSVTIKSHHNVGGLPERMNMALVEPLRELFKDEVRDLGRELGLPEVFVGRHPFPGPGLAIRIPGEVTKERCDILRKADAIYLEEIRNAGLYDAIWQAFAVLLPVKTVGVMGDGRTYDSVCALRAVTSTDGMTADVFPYDAGFLTRVATRIVNEVKGINRVVYDYTSKPPGTIEWE is encoded by the coding sequence ATGAGCGCCCACCCCTCGACTCCGCCCGCTGGCCCCGCCCCCAGTCATTCGGCAGTTTCCGACTGCATCCTGATCGTCGATTTCGGCTCTCAGGTGACGCAATTGATCGCCCGCCGGGTGCGCGAAGCGGGGGTCTATTCAGAGATCGCCCCCTTCACCCAGGCCGAAGTGGCGTTCCATCGGCTGAACCCCAAGGGCATCATCCTGTCCGGCTCGCCTGCCAGCGTGCCCGAAGAAGGATCGCCCCGCGCCCCGCAACTGCTGTTCGACGCGGGCGTGCCGATCCTCGGCATCTGTTATGGCCAGCAGGTGATGAGCCACCAGCTCGGCGGCGAAGTGCGCCCGGGACATGAAACCGGCGAAGGCGGCGAGTTCGGCCGTGCGTTCCTGACCGTGACCGGCGAATGCGCGCTGTTCGACGGCTTGTGGCAGGTGGGCGAGCGCCATCAGGTGTGGATGAGCCATGGTGACAAGGTCACCCGCTTCGCCCCCGGCTTCGAGATCGTCGCAACCTCCGACGGCGCACCCTTTGCGGTGATCGCGGACGAAGCGCGCAAGTTCTACGGCACCCAGTTCCACCCCGAAGTGGTCCACACGCCCGACGGCGGCAAGCTGATCGCCAATTTCGTGCGCCATGTCTGCGGGCTGGCGGGCGACTGGACGATGGCCGAGTTCCGCAAGACCAAGATCGCCGAAATCCGCGCCCAGGTGGGCGACAAGCGGGTGATCTGCGGCCTTTCGGGCGGCGTCGATTCGGCGGTCGCCGCAGTGCTGATCCACGAGGCGATTGGTGACCAGCTGACCTGCGTCTTCGTCGATCACGGCCTCATGCGGATGAACGAGGCTGAGCAGGTCGTGACCTTGTTCCGCGATCACTACAACATCCCGCTGGTGCACGTGGAGGCCGAAGAGCTGTTCCTCGGCGGGCTCGCGGGCCTCACTGACCCCGAAGCCAAGCGCAAGTTCATCGGCAAGACCTTCATCGACGTGTTCGACGAGGAAGCACGCAAGATCGGCGGCGCCGATTTCCTCGCGCAGGGCACGCTTTATCCGGATGTGATCGAGAGCGTGAGCTTCACCGGCGGGCCCTCGGTGACGATCAAGAGCCACCACAATGTCGGCGGCCTGCCCGAGCGAATGAACATGGCGCTGGTCGAACCCTTGCGCGAACTGTTCAAGGACGAAGTGCGCGATCTCGGCCGCGAACTCGGCCTGCCCGAAGTGTTCGTCGGCCGCCACCCCTTCCCCGGCCCGGGCCTCGCCATCCGCATTCCCGGCGAAGTGACCAAGGAACGCTGCGATATCCTGCGCAAGGCCGATGCGATCTATCTTGAGGAAATCCGCAATGCGGGCCTCTATGACGCGATCTGGCAGGCCTTTGCCGTGCTGCTGCCGGTCAAGACCGTCGGCGTGATGGGCGACGGGCGCACCTACGATAGCGTCTGCGCCCTGCGCGCCGTGACTTCGACCGACGGGATGACCGCCGACGTGTTCCCCTATGACGCCGGGTTCCTGACCCGCGTCGCCACCCGTATCGTCAACGAGGTCAAGGGCATCAACCGGGTGGTCTACGACTACACCTCCAAGCCGCCGGGCACGATTGAATGGGAGTAG
- a CDS encoding YceI family protein, which produces MQTVRPALRFGALAAALALGLVACAEQGADAPKDGTAEAAPVTEGTWTLDAAGSRLAYVSIKAGEIAEANRFDKISGSVAPDGTATLDIDLASVNTGVDIRNERMREIFFQVAENPKATVTAKLDPAGFAGLAVGQSLTRPLKATVAIKGASADVETEVLVTRVSADRVTVVPTAPVIVSTDMFGLTDELGELRALAQLPSITPAVPVTFSLSFTRS; this is translated from the coding sequence ATGCAGACTGTTCGCCCCGCTCTCCGTTTCGGTGCCCTTGCCGCCGCGCTTGCGCTCGGTCTCGTGGCCTGTGCCGAGCAGGGTGCTGATGCGCCCAAGGATGGCACCGCCGAAGCGGCACCGGTGACCGAAGGCACATGGACGCTCGATGCCGCTGGCTCGCGCCTTGCCTATGTCAGCATCAAGGCGGGCGAGATTGCCGAGGCCAACCGCTTCGACAAGATTTCAGGCAGCGTCGCACCCGATGGCACGGCTACGCTCGACATCGATCTCGCCTCGGTCAACACCGGGGTCGATATCCGCAACGAACGGATGCGTGAGATCTTCTTCCAGGTGGCCGAGAACCCCAAGGCGACCGTCACCGCAAAGCTCGATCCGGCGGGCTTCGCAGGGCTGGCGGTGGGCCAGTCGCTCACCCGTCCGCTCAAGGCCACCGTCGCAATCAAGGGCGCGAGCGCCGATGTCGAGACCGAAGTGCTCGTCACCCGCGTATCGGCCGACCGCGTGACTGTGGTGCCGACAGCACCGGTGATCGTCTCGACCGATATGTTCGGCCTGACCGACGAACTGGGCGAACTGCGCGCGCTGGCGCAGCTGCCCTCGATCACCCCGGCGGTGCCGGTGACCTTCTCGCTGTCCTTCACCCGCAGCTGA
- a CDS encoding PIG-L family deacetylase → MLAAAMIAALAAPPPTVTTEPVPQPLPQPRRTLDLPSPEVVVVLAHPDDELVFAPALPVMAREGLSIHLIFATDGDQGPGVSGMAPGADLAMKRRMEGFCSGMALRVDIVGPLALGDGTLGLRANDPQSAANRLAERLKPYLADAVTVITWGPDGGYGHADHRMVSAVVTQLVQAMPAEKRPRLLYPALINTPLPEPLASQGWATTAPDLATVRYRYTAADLAAANKAAQCHRTQFDDATRAMIVPGFDAAVWKGEVAFRLAF, encoded by the coding sequence ATGCTTGCCGCCGCGATGATCGCAGCCCTCGCAGCGCCGCCGCCGACGGTGACAACGGAGCCTGTGCCGCAGCCCTTGCCGCAGCCGCGGCGAACACTGGACTTACCATCGCCAGAGGTTGTCGTGGTTCTGGCCCACCCCGATGACGAACTGGTGTTCGCGCCGGCGCTTCCCGTCATGGCGCGCGAAGGGCTGAGCATCCATCTGATTTTCGCCACTGACGGGGATCAGGGCCCCGGGGTGTCGGGGATGGCGCCAGGCGCAGATCTCGCCATGAAGCGGCGCATGGAGGGATTTTGCTCCGGAATGGCCTTGCGTGTGGATATTGTCGGCCCGCTCGCGCTGGGCGACGGAACCTTGGGTTTGCGCGCCAACGATCCGCAAAGCGCGGCAAACCGGCTTGCGGAAAGGTTGAAGCCCTACCTCGCCGACGCCGTCACTGTGATCACATGGGGGCCAGACGGCGGATACGGCCATGCCGATCATCGCATGGTGAGCGCCGTAGTAACTCAGCTGGTGCAAGCCATGCCTGCCGAAAAACGCCCGCGATTGCTCTATCCTGCGCTCATCAACACCCCGCTGCCCGAACCGCTTGCCAGTCAGGGTTGGGCTACGACCGCACCCGACCTCGCCACTGTACGATACCGCTACACCGCCGCCGATCTCGCGGCGGCGAACAAAGCAGCCCAGTGTCACAGGACGCAGTTCGACGATGCGACGCGCGCGATGATTGTACCGGGTTTTGACGCAGCCGTGTGGAAGGGCGAAGTTGCTTTCCGGCTAGCGTTCTAG
- a CDS encoding nuclear transport factor 2 family protein translates to MDIIEVADRLAIAETLALYCRGIDRCDGEQLAAVFTPDAMIDYGDGAKPIAETIPGLMAGLGSMRLTQHNISNTVMRISDDRARAETNCVALHIIPTPDGEIELVVGGRYLDTLEKREGRWQIAERLYVMDWNRTSSATMQLSGGLFDGLQRRGARLAEDPSTAWWSAD, encoded by the coding sequence ATGGATATCATCGAAGTCGCCGACCGGCTCGCCATTGCCGAAACGCTTGCGCTCTATTGCCGCGGCATCGACCGCTGTGACGGCGAACAACTGGCCGCCGTTTTCACGCCCGATGCGATGATTGACTACGGAGACGGCGCCAAGCCGATTGCCGAGACCATCCCGGGTCTGATGGCGGGGCTCGGCTCCATGCGGCTGACTCAGCACAATATCTCGAACACGGTGATGCGGATCAGCGACGATCGTGCGCGGGCGGAGACCAATTGCGTCGCGCTCCACATCATCCCCACGCCCGACGGCGAGATCGAACTGGTCGTGGGCGGGCGCTACCTCGACACACTGGAGAAGCGCGAAGGTCGCTGGCAGATCGCCGAGCGGCTCTACGTGATGGACTGGAACCGCACGTCATCTGCGACCATGCAGCTATCGGGCGGGCTGTTCGACGGATTGCAGCGGCGCGGCGCACGCTTGGCAGAGGATCCCTCCACCGCGTGGTGGAGCGCCGACTAG
- a CDS encoding M50 family metallopeptidase, with protein sequence MQPLVTPGSQTEAVGRLVVAGLVVVMLPSLPFGAYLTYPFAILTTWFHEMGHGLTALALGQHFEQLVIYPNGSGVAQSRIDADAPSATLAAIAAGGPLAPSLVGALLILASAFPKLWRAALWLAVAAIIASVAIWVRGIVGTTVLPLVAVFLAAVAWRGSPGLTRFTLQFLGMLGALSMLRDADYLLMEQAVIAGRPMLSDTGQIEAALGLPHWLWAGLIVVMSGLMVGTALKYALAEKRLRPPPPKRPANVLQFRRDTKR encoded by the coding sequence ATGCAGCCGCTGGTCACTCCGGGGAGCCAGACTGAAGCGGTCGGACGGCTGGTGGTGGCGGGGCTGGTGGTCGTCATGCTGCCGTCGCTGCCGTTCGGGGCCTATCTGACCTATCCCTTCGCGATTCTGACCACGTGGTTCCACGAAATGGGCCACGGCCTCACCGCGCTGGCACTGGGCCAGCATTTCGAACAGCTGGTGATCTATCCCAATGGCTCGGGCGTGGCGCAGAGCCGGATCGATGCCGATGCGCCAAGCGCAACGCTGGCCGCGATCGCGGCGGGCGGGCCGTTGGCGCCAAGTCTGGTAGGCGCGCTGCTGATCCTTGCCAGCGCCTTTCCCAAGCTGTGGCGCGCCGCACTGTGGCTGGCGGTCGCGGCGATCATCGCCAGTGTGGCGATCTGGGTGCGCGGGATTGTCGGCACCACCGTGCTGCCGCTCGTCGCAGTGTTCCTCGCTGCGGTCGCATGGCGCGGTTCGCCCGGCCTGACCCGCTTCACGCTGCAATTCCTCGGAATGCTCGGCGCGCTCAGCATGCTGCGCGATGCCGATTACCTGCTGATGGAGCAGGCGGTGATTGCCGGGCGGCCGATGCTGTCGGATACCGGGCAGATCGAAGCCGCACTCGGTCTGCCGCACTGGCTGTGGGCCGGACTGATCGTGGTGATGTCGGGCCTGATGGTCGGCACGGCGCTCAAATATGCGCTGGCGGAAAAGCGCCTGCGCCCGCCGCCGCCCAAGCGGCCCGCCAATGTGCTGCAATTCCGGCGCGACACCAAACGCTGA
- the gyrB gene encoding DNA topoisomerase (ATP-hydrolyzing) subunit B: MDDNTNQPPAKLPNANEYGADSIKVLKGLDAVRKRPGMYIGDTDDGSGLHHMVFEVSDNAIDEALAGHCDLVLIELNPDGSVSVEDNGRGIPTGMHAEEGVSAAEVIMTQLHAGGKFENTSDDNAYKVSGGLHGVGVSVVNALSEWLELTIWRDGQEHWMRFEHGDAVGPLKVVADAPKSDRNADPNGFKKGTRVTFKASHDTFKNVTEFDFEKLEHRYRELAFLNSGVRIKLRDKRHEELIEHDLYYEGGIAAFVKYLDRNKQPLVAEPIAVSAEKDGIGIDVALEWNDSYYENVLAFTNNIPQRDGGTHLAAFRAALTRTLNNYAERSGMLKKEKVSLSGEDMREGLTAIVSVKLPDPKFSSQTKDKLVSSEVRSPLESLMSEKMTEWLEENPNDARAIIQKVIDAAAAREAARRAREMSRKGAMSVASLPGKLADCQERDPAKSELFLVEGDSAGGSAKQGRDRKTQAILPLKGKILNVERARFDRIISSKEVGTLIQAMGTGIRDEFNLEKLRYHKIVIMTDADVDGAHIRTLLLTFFHRQMPEIIKAGHLFIAQPPLFKVSKGRSEVYLKDQAALDRYLVEAGLQGRMLETSGGPRAGEDLRTLVDGALRLKNLLAFVPRRYDSGIVEQMALVGALEPGLAGEALTAALARAAGRLGAGDREARWSASQRPDGTVIFERLWRGVTDVHEIDARFLSSTEAHKLHGLAAAQAEAYATPVSLVRAGDVAEEAEPETPVSDDPLAGEAEEAVAAPAATFDGAISRPTQLLDAIFVAGRKGLSISRYKGLGEMNAEQLWETTLDPEARILLQVKVEDADVTDEIFTRLMGDIVEPRREFIQDNALNVANLDV, translated from the coding sequence ATGGACGACAACACCAATCAGCCCCCCGCAAAACTGCCCAACGCCAACGAATACGGCGCGGATTCGATCAAGGTTCTCAAGGGCCTCGACGCGGTCCGCAAGCGGCCGGGGATGTATATCGGCGACACCGACGACGGGTCGGGCCTGCACCACATGGTATTCGAGGTCTCGGACAACGCCATCGACGAGGCGCTGGCGGGGCATTGCGACCTCGTGCTGATCGAATTGAACCCCGATGGCTCGGTCTCGGTAGAGGATAACGGGCGCGGGATTCCGACGGGAATGCACGCCGAAGAGGGCGTATCGGCGGCCGAAGTCATCATGACCCAGCTGCACGCCGGGGGTAAGTTCGAGAACACCTCTGACGATAATGCCTACAAGGTTTCGGGCGGCCTCCACGGCGTGGGCGTGTCGGTGGTGAATGCGCTCAGCGAATGGCTCGAACTCACCATCTGGCGCGACGGGCAGGAGCACTGGATGCGGTTCGAGCATGGCGATGCCGTCGGCCCGCTCAAGGTCGTCGCCGATGCGCCCAAGAGCGACCGCAACGCCGATCCCAATGGCTTCAAGAAGGGCACGCGCGTCACCTTCAAGGCGAGCCACGATACCTTCAAGAACGTCACCGAGTTCGATTTCGAAAAGCTCGAACACCGCTACCGCGAACTCGCGTTCCTCAACTCGGGCGTGCGCATCAAGCTGCGCGACAAGCGCCACGAAGAGCTGATCGAGCACGATCTCTACTACGAGGGCGGGATTGCGGCCTTCGTCAAATATCTCGATCGCAACAAGCAGCCGCTGGTGGCCGAACCGATCGCGGTCTCGGCCGAGAAGGACGGCATCGGCATCGACGTCGCGCTCGAATGGAACGATTCCTATTACGAAAACGTCCTCGCCTTCACCAACAATATCCCCCAGCGCGACGGCGGCACGCACCTTGCGGCCTTCCGCGCCGCGCTGACCCGCACGCTCAACAACTATGCCGAGCGTTCGGGGATGCTGAAGAAGGAAAAGGTCAGCCTCTCGGGCGAGGATATGCGCGAAGGCCTCACTGCCATCGTCAGCGTCAAGCTGCCCGACCCGAAGTTCTCCAGCCAGACCAAGGACAAGCTGGTCTCCTCCGAAGTGCGCTCGCCGCTCGAATCGCTGATGAGCGAGAAGATGACCGAGTGGCTGGAGGAAAACCCGAACGATGCCCGCGCGATTATCCAGAAGGTGATCGACGCCGCCGCCGCCCGCGAAGCCGCCCGCCGCGCGCGCGAAATGAGCCGCAAGGGCGCGATGAGTGTCGCCTCGCTGCCGGGCAAGCTCGCCGATTGTCAGGAGCGTGATCCCGCCAAGTCCGAACTGTTCCTGGTCGAAGGGGACTCCGCAGGCGGCTCGGCCAAGCAGGGGCGCGACCGCAAGACCCAGGCGATCCTGCCGCTCAAGGGCAAGATCCTCAACGTCGAGCGCGCGCGGTTCGACCGGATCATTTCCTCGAAGGAAGTCGGCACCCTCATCCAGGCGATGGGCACCGGCATCCGCGACGAATTCAACCTCGAAAAGCTGCGCTACCACAAGATCGTCATCATGACCGACGCGGACGTGGACGGCGCGCATATCCGCACGCTGCTCTTGACCTTCTTCCACCGCCAGATGCCCGAAATCATCAAGGCCGGGCACCTGTTCATCGCCCAGCCGCCGCTGTTCAAGGTCTCCAAGGGGCGCAGCGAGGTCTACCTCAAGGATCAGGCCGCGCTTGATCGCTATCTGGTCGAGGCGGGGCTGCAGGGCCGGATGCTGGAAACCTCCGGGGGCCCGCGTGCAGGCGAGGATCTGCGCACGCTGGTCGATGGCGCGCTTCGGCTCAAGAACCTGCTGGCCTTCGTGCCGCGCCGCTATGATTCGGGCATTGTCGAGCAAATGGCGCTGGTCGGCGCGCTCGAGCCGGGGCTGGCGGGCGAGGCGCTCACCGCCGCGCTGGCGCGCGCTGCCGGACGGCTCGGTGCAGGCGACCGCGAAGCCCGCTGGAGCGCCTCTCAGCGCCCCGACGGCACGGTAATTTTCGAGCGCCTGTGGCGCGGCGTGACCGATGTTCACGAGATCGATGCGCGCTTCCTTTCCAGCACCGAAGCCCACAAGCTCCACGGCCTCGCCGCTGCGCAGGCCGAGGCCTATGCCACGCCGGTCAGCCTGGTGCGCGCGGGCGATGTGGCTGAAGAGGCCGAACCCGAAACCCCCGTCTCCGACGATCCGCTGGCAGGCGAAGCCGAAGAGGCTGTTGCCGCACCGGCTGCCACCTTCGATGGCGCGATCAGCCGGCCGACTCAGCTGCTCGACGCGATCTTCGTCGCCGGGCGCAAGGGCCTGTCGATCAGCCGCTACAAGGGCCTTGGCGAAATGAACGCCGAGCAGCTCTGGGAAACCACGCTCGACCCCGAGGCGCGCATCCTGCTGCAGGTCAAGGTCGAGGACGCCGACGTTACCGACGAGATCTTCACCCGCCTGATGGGCGATATCGTCGAACCGCGGCGCGAGTTCATCCAGGATAACGCGCTCAACGTAGCCAATCTCGACGTCTAG
- a CDS encoding AI-2E family transporter: MALQPHRTDELQHASFLIILAVVSLLMAVIVWPFAQPLLWAALAAIMFQPLYRWMLRKMGGRRNPAAIASLLVIFFAVLVPALWLGTLVVQEAVVLIAKLQEQPVDLAVAFDRVYGALPKMAQEAVDRSGWADMASVQARLQTLLSESAGMIASQAVSIGSGALNFLLAFGVGLYVMFFLLRDGERIGRTLLRTVPVERSISERLAERFLGIVRATIKGSGVVGLVQGALGGITFLIVGLDSALLFGVLMTVFALVPVIGAGAVYVPVGLWLLVTGAVWQGTFVLVVGFFVISSSDNVLRPILVGRDTGIPDWIILITTLGGISFLGFSGIVLGPLVAGLFLASWSILQEYRDEDMQAAEGDETVEPIIVDASGHALKRDGAD, encoded by the coding sequence ATGGCCCTTCAGCCCCACCGCACCGATGAACTGCAGCACGCCAGCTTCCTGATCATCCTTGCGGTGGTCAGCCTGTTGATGGCGGTGATCGTCTGGCCCTTTGCCCAGCCGCTCCTGTGGGCAGCGTTGGCGGCGATCATGTTCCAGCCGCTCTACCGCTGGATGCTCCGCAAGATGGGCGGCCGGCGCAATCCGGCGGCGATTGCCTCGCTGCTGGTGATCTTCTTCGCCGTGCTGGTCCCCGCGCTCTGGCTCGGCACTCTGGTGGTGCAGGAAGCGGTTGTGCTGATCGCCAAGCTGCAGGAGCAACCGGTCGATCTCGCCGTAGCGTTCGACCGGGTCTACGGCGCGCTGCCCAAGATGGCGCAGGAAGCGGTCGACCGCTCCGGCTGGGCCGATATGGCGAGCGTGCAGGCGCGGTTGCAGACCCTGCTCAGCGAAAGCGCCGGAATGATCGCCAGTCAGGCCGTATCGATCGGCAGCGGGGCACTCAACTTCCTGCTGGCCTTCGGCGTCGGACTTTACGTGATGTTCTTCCTGCTGCGTGATGGCGAACGGATCGGCCGCACGCTGCTTCGCACCGTCCCGGTGGAGCGCTCGATCTCCGAGAGGCTGGCCGAACGCTTCCTCGGCATCGTGCGTGCCACGATCAAGGGGTCGGGCGTGGTCGGGCTGGTGCAGGGCGCACTCGGGGGGATCACCTTCCTGATCGTCGGGCTGGATTCGGCGCTGCTTTTCGGCGTGCTGATGACGGTGTTCGCGCTGGTGCCGGTGATCGGCGCGGGCGCGGTGTATGTGCCGGTCGGGCTGTGGTTGCTGGTGACCGGCGCGGTGTGGCAGGGCACTTTCGTACTGGTGGTCGGGTTCTTCGTGATCTCGTCCTCCGACAACGTACTGCGCCCGATCCTCGTCGGCCGCGACACCGGCATCCCGGACTGGATCATCCTAATCACCACGTTGGGCGGCATCAGCTTCCTCGGCTTTTCGGGCATTGTGCTCGGTCCGCTAGTGGCCGGGCTGTTCCTGGCGAGCTGGTCGATCCTCCAGGAATACCGCGACGAGGACATGCAGGCCGCGGAGGGGGATGAAACCGTCGAGCCGATCATCGTCGATGCCTCGGGCCATGCGCTGAAGCGCGACGGGGCGGACTGA
- a CDS encoding class I adenylate-forming enzyme family protein, protein MSNDAMMSRLAEPFGSFPDILMEWSRIKGDDLALRDDKREVYWAELVGLVERLAARLVETGLQRGQSVAILGTSTVEYALVFLAAVRAGGVAAPLTTSASPEQLEGMARDSGAIHLFIDSAKAAELGPDFMADLIRVPLENIDTWMAPPGARAPQFSPEPRDPFNIIYSSGTTGIPKGIVHSHQMRWRQFAATALSYLGAGLEVRSLASTPLYSNTTMVAFLPVLLAGGCVRVMGKFDCGKWLEHAQADRTTITMLVPVQYQRLMDFDGFDDFDLSSLKLKYCTSAPFSAELKREVLKRMPGGLIEIYSMTEGGVVCLLACHEFPDKLHTVGRPAPGSELKVLDDEDREVPPGTPGNLIGRSLTMMSGYKNRPDKTAEAQWIDPATGEAWMRMGDIGRVDAEGFVELVGRAKDMIISGGFNIYPSDLEAELLKEAGVVEAAVVGVASRAWGETPVGFVVLKDGADTSAILGAVNARLGKTQRLSALHPIAEMPRSHIGKLLKSELREEAVRLGGVD, encoded by the coding sequence ATGAGCAACGACGCAATGATGAGCCGCCTCGCCGAACCCTTCGGCAGCTTCCCCGATATCCTGATGGAATGGTCGCGGATCAAGGGCGATGATCTGGCGCTGCGCGATGACAAGCGCGAGGTCTATTGGGCCGAGCTGGTCGGGCTGGTCGAGCGGCTGGCGGCGCGGCTGGTCGAGACCGGGCTCCAGCGCGGTCAGTCGGTGGCGATCCTCGGGACGTCCACGGTCGAATATGCGCTGGTGTTCCTCGCCGCGGTGCGTGCGGGCGGGGTGGCGGCGCCGCTCACCACCAGCGCCAGCCCTGAACAGCTTGAAGGCATGGCTAGGGATTCGGGCGCGATCCACCTGTTCATAGATAGCGCAAAGGCGGCGGAGCTGGGGCCGGATTTCATGGCCGACCTGATCCGTGTCCCGCTCGAAAATATCGATACGTGGATGGCCCCTCCCGGTGCCCGCGCGCCGCAGTTCAGCCCCGAGCCGCGCGATCCTTTCAACATCATCTATTCCAGCGGCACGACCGGCATTCCCAAGGGCATCGTCCATTCGCACCAGATGCGCTGGCGACAGTTTGCTGCGACCGCGCTGTCCTACCTCGGTGCCGGCCTCGAAGTGCGCTCGCTTGCTTCGACCCCGCTCTATTCCAACACCACGATGGTCGCCTTCCTGCCCGTGCTGCTGGCGGGCGGCTGCGTGCGGGTGATGGGCAAGTTCGATTGCGGCAAGTGGCTCGAACACGCGCAGGCTGACCGCACGACCATCACCATGCTGGTGCCGGTGCAATACCAGCGGCTGATGGATTTCGATGGCTTCGACGATTTCGACCTATCCAGCCTCAAGCTCAAATACTGCACCTCGGCCCCCTTCTCTGCCGAGCTGAAGCGCGAGGTGCTGAAGCGGATGCCGGGCGGGCTGATCGAAATCTATTCGATGACCGAAGGCGGCGTGGTCTGCCTGCTGGCGTGCCACGAATTTCCCGACAAGCTCCACACCGTCGGCCGCCCGGCGCCCGGGAGCGAGTTGAAGGTGCTCGACGATGAAGACCGCGAGGTGCCGCCCGGCACCCCCGGCAACCTGATCGGCCGCAGCCTGACGATGATGAGCGGCTACAAGAACCGCCCCGACAAGACCGCAGAAGCGCAGTGGATTGATCCCGCCACGGGCGAGGCGTGGATGCGGATGGGCGATATCGGGCGGGTCGATGCGGAAGGCTTCGTGGAGCTGGTCGGGCGCGCCAAGGACATGATCATCTCGGGCGGGTTCAACATCTACCCGAGCGATCTGGAGGCCGAACTGCTGAAGGAGGCCGGTGTGGTCGAGGCCGCCGTGGTCGGCGTGGCCTCACGCGCCTGGGGTGAGACACCGGTCGGCTTCGTGGTGCTCAAGGATGGGGCGGACACGTCTGCAATCCTTGGGGCGGTCAACGCCCGGCTGGGCAAGACCCAGCGTCTGTCGGCGCTGCACCCGATCGCCGAGATGCCCCGCAGCCACATCGGCAAGCTCTTGAAGAGCGAGTTGCGCGAAGAGGCCGTGCGCCTAGGCGGCGTGGATTGA
- a CDS encoding UrcA family protein, with product MRFTLPLIALAAVAAPALAAPAAEDTVTVRIAYGDVDVTSTEGRAALEARIDAKLRKACTTEAAGRFAYGRTVVDSKCVTEARTAALAEVERVVALEARSGRAVAAN from the coding sequence ATGCGTTTCACTCTTCCCTTGATCGCCCTCGCTGCCGTAGCCGCTCCGGCGCTCGCCGCCCCGGCTGCTGAAGACACTGTGACCGTCCGCATCGCCTATGGCGACGTCGACGTCACCAGCACCGAAGGTCGCGCGGCTCTCGAAGCGCGCATCGATGCCAAGCTGCGCAAGGCCTGCACCACCGAAGCCGCCGGCCGTTTCGCCTATGGCCGCACCGTCGTCGACAGCAAGTGCGTAACCGAAGCCCGCACCGCGGCGCTGGCTGAAGTGGAGCGCGTGGTGGCCCTCGAAGCCCGCAGCGGCCGCGCCGTCGCCGCCAACTAA